In Paenibacillus dendritiformis, the DNA window CGTCGTCGGCCTCATCGCGGTCGAGATGTTCCTGACCGCAGAGGGCCAATTGCTCGTGAACGAGCTCGCGCCGCGCCCGCATAATTCCGGGCATTACACGATGGATGCATGCCGCACCTCCCAGTTCGAGCAGCATCTGCGGGCCATCTGCAATCTGCCGCTCGGTCCGACCGGGCTCGTCTCTCCGGTCGTCATGGCCAACCTGCTCGGCGAAGACGCGGCGGACATGGTACAATGGTTCCGTACGGACGACCCGGCTGCCGAGCGTTACGGCGTAACGCCGAAGCTGCATTGGTACGGGAAGTCGGAAGCGAAGCCGAAGCGGAAGATGGGGCATGTCAATATCGTGGCCCCGAGTACCGAAGCGGCGCTCGCTTGGATGAGAGAATCGAACATGTGGAGGAATACGAGACGATGATTGAACGTTATTCGCGCCCGGAGATGCGGGCCATATGGACGGAAGAGAACAAGTTCAAGGCTTGGCTCGAAGTGGAGCTGTGCGCCTGCGAGGCATGGGCCGAGCTTGGCGTCATTCCGAAGGAGGATGTCGAAGCGCTGCGCGCCAAGGCAAGCTTCGATATCGACCGGATCTATGAGATCGAAGCGGAGACGCGCCACGACGTGATCGCCTTCACGCGCGCCGTGTCGGAGACGCTCGGGCCCGAGCGCAAATGGGTCCATTACGGGCTGACCTCGACCGACGTCGTAGACACGGCCTTGGGCTACCTGATGAAGCAGGCCAACGAGATTTTGGAGCAGGATCTGCTCCGGTTCATTGATATATTGAAGGACAAGGCTTTGGAATACAAGGATACGCCGATGATGGGCCGCACCCATGGCGTCCATGCGGAGCCGACGACGTTCGGCCTGAAGATGGCGCTCTGGTACGCGGAAATGCAGCGCAACCTGGAGCGGTTCCGCGATGCGGCGGACGGCGTGCAGTACGGGAAAATCTCCGGTGCGGTCGGCACCTATGCGAATATCGACCCGTTCGTGGAGAAATTCGTCTGCGAGAAGCTCGGCACGAAGCCGGCGCCGATCTCGACCCAGACGCTGCAGCGCGACCGCCACGCGGAGTATATGGCGACGCTGGCCTTGATCGCGACGTCGCTCGACAAGTTCGCGACCGAGATTCGCGCCCTGCAGAAGAGCGAGTTCCGCGAGGTCGAGGAAGCCTTCGCCAAAGGGCAGAAGGGCTCGTCCGCGATGCCGCACAAGCGCAACCCTATCGGCTGCGAGAACATTTCCGGCCTGTCGCGCGTCCTTCGCGGCTATATGCTGTCAGCCTACGAGAATGTGCCGCTCTGGCATGAGCGCGATATCTCGCACAGCTCGGTCGAGCGCATCATTTTGCCGGACGGCACGATGCTGCTGAACTATATGCTGAACCGCTTCATGAACATCGTGAAGAACTTGACGGTCTTCCCGGAAAATATGAAGCGCAACATGCAGCGAACGTATGGCGTGCCGTTCTCCGGCCGCGTCATGACGAAGCTCATCGACCGGGGATGGAGCCGCGAGCAGGCTTATGACACGGTGCAGCCGCGCGCGATGCAGGCGTGGGAAGAGCAGCGCAGCTTCCGCGACATCATTGAGAGCACGCCGGAGATTACGGCGGTGCTGAGCGCGGAGGACATCGAGGACGCCTTCAACCCGTCCTGGCACTTGAAGCATGTCGATACGATTTTCGGCCAGCTTGGACTGCTGGAAGGATAATTGCAAGGGCAATAACAACGATATGAAAATTGGATAAATGCAAGTTCATGCTTGTTCGCCGCCCCCCTGATTGCGGCGGATAAGCTGCTCGCGCAGGCCCTATCCCCAACGGGCCGAATGCGGCGGCCGGCTCCCTGCCCTCCTCTCTTCCGGGAACCGCCCGCCGCAGCGGGAGCAACCAACGGGAGGGTAAGCAAGACCGCTTCAGCTTAGGAGAAACCGAGAGGAGCACAGGCATGTCTACCAACTCTATCGTATCAACGCTGGCGGATGCGATTCCGTTCCCGCTGCTTCACCGCGGCAAGGTGAGGGAGCTGTATGAATGGGACGCCGACACGCTCTTGATCGTCGTATCGGATCGCATTTCGGCCTTTGACTGCGTCCTTGAGCCGGCCGTGCCGGACAAGGGAACGGTCCTGAACCGGCTGAGCCGCTACTGGTTCGAGCGGACGAAGCATATTATCGGCAATCATGTCATTCCTTGTGACGAGGAATGCCTGCGGACCGCATTGTCCGCCCGGATCGGCAGCGAACCGGAACCTCATCAACGCATCTCATCTCTAGTATCCCTATTATCTGATAGAATGACGCTCGCCAAGCGGGCGCAGCGCGTGGACTTCGAATGCGTCGTCCGCGGCTATATCACCGGCGGAGGCTGGCGGCAGTATACAGCGACCGGCGAAGTGAACGGCATCCAACTGCCGGAAGGCCTGCGCATGAACGAGCGCCTGCCTGAACCGATATTTACGCCGGCCCGCAAGCATGACGAAGGACATGACGAAGACGTTGCCTATGAAGTCATGGAGTCGCAGCTCGGGCCGGAGCTGGCCGGGAGTCTGCGGGACGCGAGTCTCCGGCTGTACCGGTTCGCGGCAGAGGAATGCGCGGACAAGGGCCTGCTGCTCGCCGACTGCAAATTCGAATTCGGGCTCATTGATGGCGAATTGGTGCTCATCGACGAATTGTTCACGCCGGACAGCTCCCGCTTCTGGGACGTCGGCAGCTATGCGCTCGATTCGGATATCGACAGTCTCGACAAGGAGCCGGTCCGCCGCTATCTGGCCGCCTCCGGCTGGGATCGGAGCAGCACGCCGCCGCCGCTGCCGGCGGAGGTCGTCGAGGCTACACGAGGACGTTATATCGCTTTATATGAACGAATAACCGCACAGAGATGGGCGTAACGGGAGGAATTCACAGTGAAGGTAAAAGTGATTGTAACGACGAAGGCGAACGTGCTTGACCCTCAAGGCGCCGCCGTGGAGCGGGCGATGCATTCGATGGGGTATGAAGGCGTGGAGCATATGCGCATCGGCAAGTATATGGAATTCGAGCTCGCGGCGGCGAATGAAGCCGAAGCGAAGGAACAGGTCGAACGGATGTGCAAGGTGCTGCTGTCCAATCCGGTCGTGGAAGATTACCGATACGAATTGGAGGCGTAGGGCGATGAAGGTGGCTGTACTTGTTTTTCCGGGATCGAACTGTGATATGGATTGCGTGCATGCGGTCCAGGATACGATGGGAATCGAGGCGGACCGCGTCTGGCATACGGCGACGGATCTGGCCGGCTACGATCTGATCATCGTGCCGGGCGGCTTCTCTTACGGCGATTATTTGCGCTGCGGGGCCATCGCCCGCTTCGCGCCGGTGATGAAGGCGGTCGAGCAGGCGGCGCGGGAGGGCGTCTATGTGCTTGGCATTTGCAACGGCTTCCAGATTCTAACGGAGGCGGGGCTGCTGCCGGGCACGCTGCGGCGCAATGTCGGACTGCAGTTCCGCTGCCATGCGGCTCCGATTCGGGTCGCCCGCCGCGATACGCCCTTCACGGCCGAATACGGCCAGGGCGAAGTGGTCAATATCCCGATTGCCCATGGGGAAGGCAATTATTATTGTGACGAAGAGACCTTGCGCCGCTTGAAGGAGCGGGGGCAGATCGTGTTCACCTACGAAGACAATCCGAACGGCTCGATTGAGGATATTGCGGGCATCTGCAATGAAGCCGGCAATGTGCTCGGCATGATGCCCCATCCGGAGCGCGCGGTCAGCGCCTGGCTCGGTTCCGAAGACGGCAGCCGGATGTTCACGTCGATTTTGAACGCTTGGAGGGAGAAGCATGCAGTCAACGCGTAACAATACGACCGCCGCAGCGGCGGAACGGGCAGAACAGGAAGCGCGCCGGAAGCGGCAGTCGCTGGAGATGGCCCGCGATAATATGCGGCGGGAGCCGTCTCCGGATCAGATTGCGGCCGAGCGGCTGTATGCGGGCATGGGTGTCACGGATGACGAGTACGAGCTGATGTGCGGACTGCTCGGACGCCGTCCGAATTATACCGAGATCGGCGTGTTCAGCGTCATGTGGTCGGAGCATTGCGCGTACAAAAACTCGAAGCCGCTTCTGAAGCGGTTCCCGACGACGGGCGAGCGGGTGCTGGTCGGTCCGGGCGAAGGCGCGGGCATCGTCGATATCGGCGACGGCCAGGCCGTCGTGTTCAAAATCGAAAGCCACAACCATCCGTCCGCCATCGAGCCTTACCAAGGCGCGGCGACGGGCGTGGGCGGGATTATTCGCGACATTTTCTCGATGGGGGCCCGGCCGGTGGCCCTGCTTAATTCGCTGCGCTTCGGGAGCTTGAAGGAGGAGCGGGTCAAATATTTGTTCGAGCATGTCGTCGCGGGCATCGCCGGCTACGGCAACTGCATCGGCATCCCGACGGTCGGGGGCGAGGTCGTGTTCGACGACAGCTATGCCGGGAATCCGCTTGTCAATGCGATGTGCGTCGGCTTGATCAATCATGAGGATATTCAGAAGGGCGTCGCCAGCGGCGTCGGCAACCCGGTCTATTATGTCGGTCCTCCGACGGGACGCGACGGGATTCATGGCGCGACGTTCGCTTCGGAGGAGCTGACGGCCGAGTCGGAAGCGAAGCGCCCGGCAGTTCAGGTCGGCGATCCGTTCATGGAAAAGCTGGTGATGGAATCGTGTCTGGAGCTGATCCAGTCCGGCATCGTCATCGGGATTCAGGATATGGGCGCGGCGGGACTGACCTGCTCCAGCGCCGAGATGGCGAGCAAGGCGGGCAACGGGCTGGAGCTGGTGCTCGACGAGGTGCCGCAGCGGGAGACGGGCATGACTCCATATGAGATGATGCTGTCCGAATCGCAGGAGCGGATGCTGTTCGTCATCGAGGAGCACAACGAGCCGATCGCGATGGAAATATTCGAGCGCTGGGGCGTCATCTGCCGCAAGGTCGGGCGCGTGACGGACGACGGCCGGCTGCGCCTGCTGTTCGACGGCGAGGTGGTCGCCGATATGCCGGTCCGGGGCCTTGTCGATGAATGCCCGGTCTATCACAAGCCGTCGCAGGAGCCGGCGAGCTATGCGGCCAACCAGGCGGTCGATACGGCCGGATATCCGGAGGTCACGGACGTCAATGCGGCGCTGCTGCAAGTACTGGCCTCTCCTTCCGTCGCCAGCAAGGAATGGGTGTACCGCCAATATGACAGCATGGTGCGCGCCAGCACGGCGGTGACGCCGGGCTCGGACGCGGCGGTCGTGCTCGTGCGCGGGACGCGCAAGGCGCTCGCGATGACGACGGACTGCAACGGCCGCTATGTGATGCTCGATCCGCTCATGGGCGGACGCATCGCGGTATGCGAGGCGGCGCGCAATATCGTATGCTCGGGCGCCGAGCCGCTCGCTATTACCGACAACCTGAATTTCGGGAATCCGGAGAAGCCGGAGAACTTCTGGCAGATGGAGCAAGCGGTCGACGGCATGGCGGAAGCGTGCCGTATGCTGAATACGCCGGTCATCGGCGGCAATGTCAGTCTCTACAACGAAAATGCCCACGGATCGATCTATCCGACGCCGGTCGTCGGCATGGTCGGACTCGTGCATGATGCGGATCATATTACGACGCAGGGCTTCAAGCGCGAAGGCGATGCCGTGCTGCTGCTGGGCCGGACGAAGGCGGAGCTGGGCGGCAGCGAGTTCCAGTCAGTCGTCCATGGTGTAGCGGAAGGCCGTCCGCCGGAGGTCGATCTCGAGACCGAGCTGCGCCTGCAGCGGACGGTGCTGGCGCTCATTCAGGACGGTCTCGTGCAGTCGGCCCATGATGTATCGGATGGCGGGCTGGCGGCGGCCTTCGCGGAATGCTGCATCAGCGGCGGCATCGGGGCTGTGCTGGAGCTGGAAGCGGCCGATCTGCGGACCGATATCGCGCTGTTCAGCGAGAGCCAATCGCGCATTCTGCTCTCGGTCCAGCCGGAGCGGGCCGAAGAGGCGCAGGCGCGCTGTGCGGCAGCGGGCATCCCGGTCGAGGGGCTGGGGCGGGTCGGCGGCGAGCAGATCGTCATTCGGGTCAATGGCAGTCCGGCAATCGATCTCCCGGTCCACGAAGCGGAGCGGGTATGGAAGGATGCGATCCCATGTCTTATGCAATAAGCGGGGCTTATTATAACGAGGGCAGCGGCCGGGAAGGCCCGTTCGATCGGTTGAAAGAGGAATGCGGCATTTTCGGCGTCTACGGCTACAAGGACGCGTCCACGCTGACGTACTACGGGCTGCACACGCTGCAGCACCGGGGAGAGGAGAGCGCGGGCATCTGCGTCTCCGGCGGAGATTCGTTCCGCTATCACCGTGGAATGGGGCTGGTGAAGGAAGTGTTCGACGCCGAACGGCTCGCGGAACTGGAAGGCGATCGGGCGATCGGCCATGTCCGCTACTCGACATCCGGCGACAGCCGGCTGGCGAACGCGCAGCCGCTCGTCTTCAAGACGCGGGACGGCGAGCTGGCGGTCGCGACGAACGGCAATATCGTGAATGCCCCGCGCATCCGCCACGGGCTGGAGCAGAAGGGCTCCATCTTCCAGACGACGAGCGATACCGAGGTCATCGCGCACCTGATTGCCCGCTCGGAGCATGACTTCGTGCAGGCCGCGAAGGAAGCGCTGAAGGAGCTGGTCGGAGGCTTCGCCTTCCTGCTGATGACCAATGACCGGCTGCTGGCGGCCTCCGATCCGCACGGGCTGCGCCCGATTGTGATGGGCCG includes these proteins:
- the purB gene encoding adenylosuccinate lyase, translating into MIERYSRPEMRAIWTEENKFKAWLEVELCACEAWAELGVIPKEDVEALRAKASFDIDRIYEIEAETRHDVIAFTRAVSETLGPERKWVHYGLTSTDVVDTALGYLMKQANEILEQDLLRFIDILKDKALEYKDTPMMGRTHGVHAEPTTFGLKMALWYAEMQRNLERFRDAADGVQYGKISGAVGTYANIDPFVEKFVCEKLGTKPAPISTQTLQRDRHAEYMATLALIATSLDKFATEIRALQKSEFREVEEAFAKGQKGSSAMPHKRNPIGCENISGLSRVLRGYMLSAYENVPLWHERDISHSSVERIILPDGTMLLNYMLNRFMNIVKNLTVFPENMKRNMQRTYGVPFSGRVMTKLIDRGWSREQAYDTVQPRAMQAWEEQRSFRDIIESTPEITAVLSAEDIEDAFNPSWHLKHVDTIFGQLGLLEG
- a CDS encoding phosphoribosylaminoimidazolesuccinocarboxamide synthase — translated: MSTNSIVSTLADAIPFPLLHRGKVRELYEWDADTLLIVVSDRISAFDCVLEPAVPDKGTVLNRLSRYWFERTKHIIGNHVIPCDEECLRTALSARIGSEPEPHQRISSLVSLLSDRMTLAKRAQRVDFECVVRGYITGGGWRQYTATGEVNGIQLPEGLRMNERLPEPIFTPARKHDEGHDEDVAYEVMESQLGPELAGSLRDASLRLYRFAAEECADKGLLLADCKFEFGLIDGELVLIDELFTPDSSRFWDVGSYALDSDIDSLDKEPVRRYLAASGWDRSSTPPPLPAEVVEATRGRYIALYERITAQRWA
- the purS gene encoding phosphoribosylformylglycinamidine synthase subunit PurS, coding for MKVKVIVTTKANVLDPQGAAVERAMHSMGYEGVEHMRIGKYMEFELAAANEAEAKEQVERMCKVLLSNPVVEDYRYELEA
- the purQ gene encoding phosphoribosylformylglycinamidine synthase subunit PurQ; translation: MKVAVLVFPGSNCDMDCVHAVQDTMGIEADRVWHTATDLAGYDLIIVPGGFSYGDYLRCGAIARFAPVMKAVEQAAREGVYVLGICNGFQILTEAGLLPGTLRRNVGLQFRCHAAPIRVARRDTPFTAEYGQGEVVNIPIAHGEGNYYCDEETLRRLKERGQIVFTYEDNPNGSIEDIAGICNEAGNVLGMMPHPERAVSAWLGSEDGSRMFTSILNAWREKHAVNA
- the purL gene encoding phosphoribosylformylglycinamidine synthase subunit PurL, giving the protein MARDNMRREPSPDQIAAERLYAGMGVTDDEYELMCGLLGRRPNYTEIGVFSVMWSEHCAYKNSKPLLKRFPTTGERVLVGPGEGAGIVDIGDGQAVVFKIESHNHPSAIEPYQGAATGVGGIIRDIFSMGARPVALLNSLRFGSLKEERVKYLFEHVVAGIAGYGNCIGIPTVGGEVVFDDSYAGNPLVNAMCVGLINHEDIQKGVASGVGNPVYYVGPPTGRDGIHGATFASEELTAESEAKRPAVQVGDPFMEKLVMESCLELIQSGIVIGIQDMGAAGLTCSSAEMASKAGNGLELVLDEVPQRETGMTPYEMMLSESQERMLFVIEEHNEPIAMEIFERWGVICRKVGRVTDDGRLRLLFDGEVVADMPVRGLVDECPVYHKPSQEPASYAANQAVDTAGYPEVTDVNAALLQVLASPSVASKEWVYRQYDSMVRASTAVTPGSDAAVVLVRGTRKALAMTTDCNGRYVMLDPLMGGRIAVCEAARNIVCSGAEPLAITDNLNFGNPEKPENFWQMEQAVDGMAEACRMLNTPVIGGNVSLYNENAHGSIYPTPVVGMVGLVHDADHITTQGFKREGDAVLLLGRTKAELGGSEFQSVVHGVAEGRPPEVDLETELRLQRTVLALIQDGLVQSAHDVSDGGLAAAFAECCISGGIGAVLELEAADLRTDIALFSESQSRILLSVQPERAEEAQARCAAAGIPVEGLGRVGGEQIVIRVNGSPAIDLPVHEAERVWKDAIPCLMQ